Proteins encoded in a region of the Gloeocapsa sp. PCC 73106 genome:
- a CDS encoding NYN domain-containing protein encodes MNYANNRSGCIRDRLSIFVDGNNMFYAQQKNGWFFDPRRVLTYFTDDPHVNLINAFWYTGLKDSQDQRGFRDALISLGYTVRTKILKEYYDDNSGKYSQKANLDIEIVVDMFNTVEQYDRVILFSGDGDFERAIELLRSKNTHITVVSTEGMIARELRNATDRYVDLNDIRNHIEKND; translated from the coding sequence ATGAATTATGCCAATAATCGTTCTGGCTGTATAAGGGATCGTTTATCGATTTTTGTAGATGGAAACAATATGTTTTATGCTCAGCAAAAAAATGGTTGGTTTTTTGATCCGCGCCGAGTTTTAACCTACTTTACTGACGATCCCCACGTAAATTTGATCAACGCTTTTTGGTATACAGGACTAAAAGATTCTCAGGATCAGCGAGGTTTTAGAGATGCTCTGATTAGTTTGGGATATACAGTAAGAACTAAAATTCTTAAAGAGTACTATGATGATAATTCAGGAAAATATTCTCAAAAAGCTAATTTAGATATAGAAATAGTAGTAGATATGTTCAATACGGTAGAACAGTACGATCGCGTAATCTTATTTAGTGGCGATGGAGACTTCGAAAGAGCAATTGAATTATTGCGTTCCAAAAACACGCATATTACTGTAGTATCAACGGAAGGAATGATCGCCAGAGAACTCAGAAACGCCACAGATCGCTATGTAGATTTAAATGATATTCGTAACCATATCGAAAAAAACGATTAG
- a CDS encoding 2-isopropylmalate synthase produces MSNQTERIIIFDTTLRDGEQSPGATLNVDEKLTIARALARLGVDIIEAGFPFASPGDFEAVEKVAKEVGTASGPIICALARATQGDIKTAALALKPAAKPRIHTFIATSDIHLEYKLKKTRAEVLEIAPEMVAYAKSWVEDVEFSPEDAVRSDPEFLYQVIERAIAAGATTINIPDTVGYTTPSEFGALIRGIKENVPNIDQAIISVHGHNDLGLAVANFLEAVKNGARQLECTINGIGERAGNAALEELVMALHVRRHYFNPFLGRPATSETPLTNVDTTQIYKTSRLVSNLTGMMVQPNKAIVGSNAFAHESGIHQDGVLKHKLTYEIMDAQSIGLTSNQIVLGKHSGRNAFRTRLKELGFELSESELNSAFVAFKEVADKKKEISDWDLEAIINDEIQQVPELFRLELVQVSSGDHARPTATVTLRTPSGEELTDAAIGTGPVDAVYKAINRVVKVPNELIEFSVKSVTAGIDAMGEVTIRLRHQDRIYSGHAANTDIIVASARAYVNALNRLYSALAPSGRSPTPYLTTKKQ; encoded by the coding sequence ATGAGTAATCAAACAGAGCGAATTATAATTTTTGATACTACCTTGCGAGACGGTGAACAGTCTCCGGGAGCAACCTTAAACGTAGATGAAAAACTAACTATTGCTCGTGCTCTAGCGCGTCTAGGTGTGGATATCATAGAAGCGGGTTTTCCCTTCGCTAGTCCAGGAGACTTTGAAGCGGTAGAAAAAGTAGCGAAAGAGGTAGGAACAGCCTCAGGTCCAATAATTTGCGCTTTAGCTAGAGCCACCCAAGGAGATATTAAAACAGCGGCACTCGCACTCAAACCGGCGGCTAAACCCAGAATACACACGTTTATCGCCACGTCAGATATACATTTAGAGTATAAGCTCAAAAAAACCAGAGCAGAGGTATTGGAAATAGCGCCAGAGATGGTAGCTTACGCTAAATCTTGGGTAGAAGATGTGGAGTTTTCTCCAGAAGACGCAGTCAGAAGCGATCCAGAATTTCTCTACCAAGTAATAGAAAGAGCGATCGCAGCAGGAGCAACTACAATAAATATTCCTGATACGGTGGGTTACACCACTCCCAGTGAATTTGGAGCTTTGATTCGAGGGATTAAAGAAAACGTACCCAACATAGACCAGGCGATTATCTCCGTACACGGTCATAACGATTTGGGACTAGCAGTAGCTAACTTTTTGGAAGCGGTCAAAAACGGCGCGCGACAACTCGAATGTACGATCAATGGGATCGGCGAAAGAGCAGGAAACGCCGCTTTAGAAGAGTTGGTGATGGCGCTCCACGTACGTCGCCATTACTTTAATCCCTTTTTGGGACGTCCAGCAACTTCGGAAACACCATTAACAAACGTTGATACTACTCAAATTTATAAAACATCTCGCTTGGTTTCCAATCTCACCGGGATGATGGTTCAGCCGAACAAAGCGATCGTTGGTTCTAACGCTTTTGCCCATGAATCGGGTATCCACCAAGACGGCGTACTCAAACATAAACTGACTTATGAAATTATGGACGCTCAATCCATTGGTTTAACCAGTAATCAGATAGTTTTGGGTAAACATTCTGGGCGTAATGCTTTTCGTACTCGTCTTAAGGAACTAGGTTTTGAACTCTCGGAAAGCGAACTAAACAGCGCTTTTGTAGCCTTTAAAGAAGTGGCTGATAAGAAAAAAGAAATCAGCGACTGGGATTTAGAGGCGATTATCAACGACGAGATCCAACAGGTTCCCGAACTATTCCGTTTAGAGTTAGTACAAGTCTCCTCAGGAGATCACGCTCGTCCCACGGCTACGGTTACTTTACGTACACCCTCGGGGGAAGAACTGACGGATGCAGCGATCGGCACAGGTCCTGTAGACGCGGTGTATAAAGCGATCAATCGCGTGGTTAAAGTTCCTAATGAGTTGATTGAGTTTTCCGTTAAATCGGTAACAGCGGGTATCGACGCTATGGGAGAAGTAACGATTCGCTTGCGTCATCAAGACCGCATTTACTCAGGTCATGCGGCTAATACCGATATTATCGTAGCCTCGGCGAGAGCGTATGTTAATGCACTTAACCGTCTCTATAGTGCTTTAGCTCCTTCAGGCAGAAGCCCTACACCATATTTGACCACAAAAAAGCAATAA